CGTATAAATTCTATTTATGGATTCAAACCTTCATCTATACattgtatatattttggaatattCATGTTGTTAGACCTTCGAATCATGTAtctaataatttgaaaatataatagtaaCTGTATGATTTTGTTCatcttgtgtgtgtgtgtgtgttgatTTTAGGTGTTACAAGATGTATTCTTATATGCACAAAACACATACATCATCAATCCGGAATACTGCATGGTAAAATACATACATCTTCCTGTACTTTCACTTCCTCAATAAATCTTTAAATGGAACCCTACCAAATATTTGTTTCATTGATCGAATCTACGTGACTCGTAAATATTTGTTTGTCATGGAATCCAAAGATATAGGGTCTCTTTACTTGAAGAGATAAATTTGAGGGAGATAGTAGATGGATGTGATAAGATATGCGAgtgaattatgtattttattttaaagatttaaagataattgtaactgaatttaagaataaaaattttaagtaatttgattgatgtgatagataaaaaatattttaataaatataaaagataatttttcatgtaattaatatttatataagtttatattattattattattaaactgttttctactaattttttttatattttgtaatttttttttcacttcatGTTTTTCATGCTCTTTAcatgtaatttcaatataatttcaaataataacaaagtatttaagtaaaataaattttataaattataaatattatccaatatttatatttggaCGATCGATTCATCGTATCCTCAATTTCTTAAATCTATTCTTTCAAGTTTTGACAAATTGAcataaatgaacaaaaaaaattatcttcctGCGATCAACTAATTCATGAAAGTAAAGATACCCTTAAGATAAATTTAGCAAAACTTACGGTAGAAAACCCTTAACTAGCGAGGTTCATTCAAAGAGATAGAAAATATTCGTAATGTTTTTGAACCTTAGTTTTGTCCATTCATACACAGTAATAACGTCAGAAAGATAAGTAGTACAGTCCAGAACACACTTTTCTCCATTGAAAAATATGGTAGTAAACTTCAACGAGGGAACCTTTTTTCCTTAATTATATAACCAATAAGTAGACAAGGCAATACAATTGGTAGTCGATTAACATCATAAGTCTGACAAGACAGACAAGAGAATGCTCTGgaactgtttttttttataatgaaatagaataaaattttatacaagTTAAGAAACTAtagttctttttatttatttacatttctctcactttttttttttctctgggAAAACAAGAAGAAGGAAAGAATCAGATTTTGTTGTTTGATGTATCAGCCGTCCAACCAAAAAAAGGGGACCCCATATGTTGATGAAATGATGAATTATCAATTgaattttctatataaaatagattctccaaattttttctttaatctctTTTATTGCTTTTCTTGAAAGCATTTCTTTTccatctatattttttattttgtacttttatgctctcagtaaataaaaattatattgataaataaaaaaacataatgatttttcttcatctctATCCCTGATAAAGGAACTGTATtagaacctttttttttctatctttttgcatgaaaatttttatgatacattatattaattatttttaaccaaaatactctttattaatttagtttacaaataaaaaatcctataaattatttattttatagaagtTGAAAAAGATTAATCTTTTCTCATACATTATAagaataactaaataaattacaaatacgCATGAATTCAATGTTATTAAATAACccttattaataaatatgaattatttatacaTGTCATATATTCAGTctgcaattttaaaaaaatattttaattaaataaatactttttttaatatgtctgtttgtattatttttttgtaaaaaagtgtttttttataaaataaatagatttatatttttagagtTAGTTTATAAACCTATTTTAACAAGAAAAATTAGTTTGAACATTGTTTAAAAACTACTTCTTTTAGTTCTAAACAAATTCTCATTGTTTAGACAAGAGGTGTGTCTTATGATAGAAGATTTTAGTTTGAATTaatcatattaatataatactttGTTTTGTCACCGAAGATCCTTGTCTTGTAAATCAAGTTGGGGTGAAAAGGGTACTTGGTGGGTCTTCCTAATCCATTGaagataaattattaaaagCCAATCTTATCTTAAAATAACCCTTCTTGTACAGAcagattaatatatttattcttcAACTGAACCGAGGAATCTGCAAAGTTCCCTCCTTTGGAGCACAGTCAATTGGGTGAGAGAATGGAAGCCTCAGAGCAGAACAAACCAAGGGTGGTGGTGATTGATTCTTTGCAGTCATGGGATTTCTATGTCACCCAGGCCACTACTCAGAATTGTCCTGTAAGATACTCATTATTTTGCCAAAATTGGgatcttttgatttttttttttatcgccCTGGTCTGGGAAGAGTGAGCCAAAGGGGTATTTGGGGTTTAAGTTAATTAGAAAGTTCACTTTGGTTTTTCGATTTTGATTTTCTAGGTTTGTTTTAATTTGGGTTGCTGGCTTTCTTTATTGCTCACCCTGGTAGATAGAAAACtagaatataataatttacttATGACTTTATATGTATTTTGTGGGATTGATCGACATAGGTTGTTGTTCACTTCACTGCTTCATGGTGCATACCCTCGGTGGCTATGGGTCCTGTTTTTGAAGAAGTGGCTTCAAGCTATCCGGAGCTTCTGTTTCTCACAGTTGATGTTGATGAAGTTAAGGTAAAACCCCCTCCCCCCTTTAACCTGATGCTTGTGGACCTTGGATTCCTCGTTAAATGTTTCTAGGTACATATTTTTGTAGATGCATACTCTCTTTCAGCTTACATATTTGACCACGTCAACATTGGTTCAATAACTAGACAACAGTTCATGCAAATAAGATAGGAAGAAAATGGAGAACAATCTGTTATAAGACGAGttgttataaaaagaaaaaggttaaaTTGTATCTCTTAGTTAATTACTACTTTCTGTTTCTGGTACGTTTTTATGCCTGGATGAATGTGATGTGGGATGTAATCTCTTTTGAGATTGATATCAAGAATTTTCTTATCAGTGTGAATTGAAGTATTTATGAGCATTCCTCTCCATTCACACTCACTAAAGAAATGCAGAAATTGCATGACAACCACCACATCTAAGCCTTTCTTCATTTGGTAGGTCAGCATCAATGATGCCGTAATGTGgggattttatttttcaatgttatatttttaaatggatAATCGTTGGTTGGGATAGGACAGTAAATGGAGGAACGTGTTCAAGGTTAGTATAACTTATGGACCGCCATGTGATTCTTGTAAAATGTTTATTGAATGGGGTTGTTCAACCTACTTCATGTAAAAATGGAGTCAAACAATCCTGTAGAAGATGATAGCTGCTATTTAAGAAAATTGTGCCatcattaataataatgtaCATAATTAATTGTACCAATAATCTTGTACGGGGTTGTTTAACCCCATTATTGGTTGGGGCAAGTTGACAACAACTTATTGAATAGTGTAATATATGCAATATGCATTAGGAATCCAAGTATGTTTAAAGTTCCTCGatgagtaaaaatgaaaaagttgaatgacatacaagaaaaaataaaacttacaaTCATAGAGTCTTAAAGTTTTATGTGGCGGGTGGTATTAGGTTTTTTATGAGAAATTCATTTCTTTGGTAAAAAAGTTCCAACAATATGCATCCTAAAAAATTTATCTAGTGCCATATGGATCAGGAATATGGTTCAACAATTGGTTCTGTTAATGAGCATTGTGTGCTTTTAGCTTTTAGCTTCAGCTTCGAGTAAGATCAAAATGGTAGAATTCTTCCTGCCTTGTACGTTCTATTTGCTCTCGTAATCCTTAAGATAGATATTGATTACTGACATGAATTTGAAGCACTGTTTAACATTTGGGGTTTTGCTACTCAACAAACAACTGTATATATATTCTGCTGATCAAAATGTTAAGCCTATGTCATTCATGTTGGTAATTGACTGATTAGATATCATAGCATACTTTTGGCATTATCATATTGATGCTTGGAGAATTGAAACAAGAAGTGAAGTGTTGTGTGATTTTCTCTAATGGTTTTGTTATTGTTTGATTATGGtaattaaaatacattgaaTTTGTTTGTGGGGGGTCAGGAAGTGGCCACCAAAATGGATGTAAAGGCAATGCCAACATTTTTGCTGCTGAAGAACGGTGATGTTGTGGACAAGTTGGTTGGTGCGAATCCAGAAGAGATAAAGAAAAGGATAGACGGGTTTGCTCAGTCCAATGGTGCCTCACTGGCATAGTTAACATCTGTGTGATATTCTATATTCTGCTGTTGCAAATTGCTAAATATGCACTTGTGGTCCTGCACTGCCACATGGAACCCGAGTCAAAGCCTTTTGTGATATTGTATTTTGAATACCAGTTCAAGTGTAATTTGGTTAATGCTTATATCCACAGCTTTTTGTATCAGCCAAATTTTACTTTCTGTACTTTCGGTTGTTGTGGTTTCATGCTGCTCTTCCCTTGTATGTTGTGAATTCACTGGTTcctttgctaatgaaatatacatattaatattttcaaggTATTCTTTGTGTGAATTTGCGTCTTAATCGTTGAGTGGGTAGGATTATCTTTAAAACAGTTTAATCACAATCTTTAGTTTTTACACTAAAAAGTTATGTTTCTTAGTttgtatttgtatattttttaaccCGTTTTTAGTCAATGTAATCTAAGATTGTAGACTAAACTCAATTAATATGTAAGTGTATGTGTAGTCACAGATTAAAGAGTGAGACTTATGTGAGACTAAAATATGCTGATTCTGTAATACAGGGATCAAAATATCATGAACCAGAACTTGTTTGCAAACGAGCCAATTTCTTTGCAAAATAAACTTACCTCCACCAAAACTGAACACTTGTTTCGAGTCATTGCTTGAATTTTATGTTTACAAAGGAAGTGTAAAGTTCGTAATTCCTGTGTTATGATGGGGCCAGTGAAATTGGAAGGCCCAATACATATTATTATGCATATTTTTGAgggaaatatatataaaataaaagagaatgtGAGTTTGTGGTGGGAAGTGATAGTTGGATGGGTATTGATGTCGCAATGTGAGTCTCTCGTATCAAACACCACCTTCTtccatatatttttgttttctctgtTTACCCAAAATCGCTCGTCACATCTTTATTTGTTCTTAACTCCGGCAACCCTTTTGGGCGGAGATGAGTAACAGTGATTGGGTGTTGGATTATGATTATCTAGACAACATTTCTTTCCCCACTCTTCACCCACCCAATTTCTCTTGGTCTTCTTCCTCTCCTCCTCCCACCTTCAGGTTACTCCATACTTCAACCATTTATGCTTCTCTTTTCTATCAACAACTTTTTTGCAAAGCCTGCACTTGCTTTTCACATTTACACCACTGCCTGCATTACAATTCTAACAGTCTTTTGGGGAAGCAACAACCATTTACTCATCCTAAAAAAACATAACCTTGTTTTCTCTCTGTTTTAAGATGATACATTTGCCTCTTACTTTTCTCATTGTCTTTAAAAATTTCCTTTCCAAAACAAGTGAGTTTTTTAATGGTCATTTTGCAGTGCGGAGGTAGATGACCCATTGGGAATTTCGGATGGTTTCAAGGAAAACGGGTCAAAGAAACGGTGTGCTATTTAAGATAAGAGTTTTTAGTGACTTtgatttaaatcattattttggCTTTGCTCTGACTTCATCTTATCTGTTGAAGAATTTGTTTGTTTCCATAAGCTTTGGATAGttgcttttattttcatattatactATTAACTTGTTTGGTTATTTCATGCTACAATTGTTCTCGGTTTTTATTTCATGCTTTCAGCTAGACCCTATTAGACATTTGGACATGTAAGTCAGAACTCAAGGTTTTACCCAAAACTTATATgaaaaatttgtgtttttatatgcttaaattttaaagttgcATGGCTTTTGAAATCGACCCTAGTTGACATGATTTTCTTAgtcaaaaattgaaatattaatatttatatattttttattctgatAATTTACAGTGCTTTCTTTTTAAGTGTTTACACAGTTAACATTTATGAAATTCTATAGTTACTAACAAATGTTTCGTGTATCATTATgtgaatatatttaaattttagataaactttgaaaatataaataaaataaaaacatacaaaGGAAAAATATCATCCTGATGAaagcattttatttttataaaattgattttgagtGTTTGTAAAATTGAAATCTTTTAAGTAACATGATTCATGTTTGGACAGTAAGTTTGTTCTAAAGTTTAGGTGTAAATTTTTCACATCATACTTAAAAGTTACCTTTTATCATTTGAGATTTTGGAGCAAAACCAATTTACATGGGTTAATAACCAAAAACATCTACAtctttataaaatcaaatttacttACTGTCAAAATCTATTCTGATTATTCTTAGCATCAAACCAAATACAATTTTCTGTTCCTTATATATGTATCTATCTTTCATTCATGAGAGATCATTTGTTTCTTCAATCATCTCATTAGTTTGTCTTTAAATCTTATTACAGTTTGAGGTCACCAGGTTCCAAAGCATGTAAAGAGAAAATGAGAAGGGATAGACTCAATGACAGGCATCTCTACTCTACTACATTTTTTCATTCAtcctcctcttatctgcatTTTTCTTATGTATGTTTCTTATTTGATCTATAACTCTGAAGTGACTTGCTCTGAACACTGTTTAAAGGTTTTTGGAACTGGGGTCTATCCTGGACCCTGCAAGGCCTCTCAAAATGGAAAAGGCTGTTATATTAAGTGATGCAGTTCGAACGGTGTCTCAGTTACGAGAGGAAGCTCAGAAGCTACAAGAGTCCATTAAGAATCTACAAGGGAAAATCAATGAATTGAAGGTGAGTAAATGTAACTGCATAACATGGTACTTCATACTGGCCATGATGAACATTTACTTGATAAATGATAGCAACACTCTTTGTCTGATTCTATCACATTAATTTGAACACATTTTGTTTAACAAGTTTtcacttataatttttatatttcgaTAAAAGTTAACCAATGGTACCCGAGTGTTTTTCTGTATAACACGATGGTTAATCTTACCTATGACTATAAACTTTTGGTGTTTGTATAGGCTGAGAAGAATGAGCTTCGTGAGGAGAAGCAGCaactaaaaacagaaaaagataaCCTTGAGCAGAAGATTGAGGCCTTTAACTCAAAACCTAGCTTTCTTTCTGCAGTTCCTGCACCAGGACAAGTTGTTGGTAGAAAGTTGGTGCCCTTCATGGGCTACCCAGGAGTTGCCATGTGGCAGTTTTTACCACCTTCTGCTGTTGACACCTCACAGGACCATGTACTCCGGCCACCGGTTGCATAACTTGTCAAGGGCACTGTTTTTTTGGAGAAATGGAATTTATCTTCACTTTTTGTGTATTGCTTTTGCATTTGTGAAATGTAGAAGAAAAAGTCTTACTGATTATAGAGGCAACTTTATGATAACTAATCAGCTTTCGGTGAATGCtctgtttaaataaatttctctTTAAAAGATGAACCTAaagatttaaaatgaattaaatctTATTAATCAACCTATGTACTCTAGCtactataaaaaaatcaactta
This portion of the Vigna unguiculata cultivar IT97K-499-35 chromosome 6, ASM411807v1, whole genome shotgun sequence genome encodes:
- the LOC114188728 gene encoding transcription factor ILR3-like isoform X1 → MSNSDWVLDYDYLDNISFPTLHPPNFSWSSSSPPPTFSAEVDDPLGISDGFKENGSKKRLRSPGSKACKEKMRRDRLNDRFLELGSILDPARPLKMEKAVILSDAVRTVSQLREEAQKLQESIKNLQGKINELKAEKNELREEKQQLKTEKDNLEQKIEAFNSKPSFLSAVPAPGQVVGRKLVPFMGYPGVAMWQFLPPSAVDTSQDHVLRPPVA
- the LOC114188728 gene encoding transcription factor ILR3-like isoform X2, with amino-acid sequence MGIDVAIAEVDDPLGISDGFKENGSKKRLRSPGSKACKEKMRRDRLNDRFLELGSILDPARPLKMEKAVILSDAVRTVSQLREEAQKLQESIKNLQGKINELKAEKNELREEKQQLKTEKDNLEQKIEAFNSKPSFLSAVPAPGQVVGRKLVPFMGYPGVAMWQFLPPSAVDTSQDHVLRPPVA
- the LOC114188729 gene encoding thioredoxin-like protein CXXS1, which translates into the protein MEASEQNKPRVVVIDSLQSWDFYVTQATTQNCPVVVHFTASWCIPSVAMGPVFEEVASSYPELLFLTVDVDEVKEVATKMDVKAMPTFLLLKNGDVVDKLVGANPEEIKKRIDGFAQSNGASLA